CTTATAATCTCCTCCTGTGAGCTTTAGTTTCTGAACAAATTGTGCCGTAGACTCAAAATAGCGTACGTTCATCTCGAACAACTTATCATAAGAAGCTATTTCTTTTCCTTTCGGCTGCAACTTTCCTACAACTGTAGCACCGGATATCTTCTCTACATTGAAGGTAGCCGAGATAGGACCACCGTCGCCCAGGTCGGTAGAATATACATGCCAACCCTTATCGATAGTAGCGGTAAATACAATTTCCGCCTCTCCCGCTGCAAGCGTCTTCAGTTCCGACTTAAACTTGACGGGCTCCTGTATCTGCGCTTGTGCCACGACAGCAATCAGCAACAGACAAATGGATAATATTTTCTTCATATAATCAATGATTAATTACTAATTGTCAATTGTCAACTATCAATTGTCAATTGTTTCGTAGTCAACACAAGCGCGATTCTCCTTTACATCAGCAATCAGCTTGCCTGCTGCCACATGTTCGGGATGAGTAGCATAAAATTTCACGTCGTCCAACGTATCAAATTCGCTGTAGAGGGCAATGCTCCAAGTTTCGCCAGGATTCATATTGAGTCCAACTTCTATCTTACGTATAACAGATATTTTAGCAGGCAAAGCCTCGATAGCGGCCTTGAATTCTTTCATTGCTGTCAGCTTTTTGTCAGCCGGAGCTTCGTCTTTTAATTTAAATAATACAATGTGTTTGACCATAACTTTGCAATTTTAATGATTTATCTATATATTTGTCAACCGAAGCGATTAATATTAACCGCAAAAATACTCGTTTTGTTTTAAATATACACTTAAACGGATGTTAATAATAGGAATTGCAGGCGGAACTGGCTCGGGAAAAACCACCGTCGTACGTAAAATCATTGAAAGCCTGCCGGCAGGTGAAGTGGTACTGTTACCGCAAGACTCTTACTATAAGGATAGTAGCCATGTACCTGTAGAAGAACGACAGAACATCAACTTTGACCACCCGGATGCCTTCGATTGGGGGCTTTTATCCAAACACGTAGCCATGCTGCGTGAAGGGAAAAGCATTGAACAACCTACCTACTCGTATCTTACCTGTACACGAGAGCCCGAAACGATTCATATCGAACCGCGGGAAGTAGTGATTATTGAAGGGATTCTTGCCCTGTGCGACAAGAAACTGCGTAGCATGATGGACCTTAAGATCTTTGTGGATGCTGATCCGGACGAACGTCTGATTCGTGTCATACAACGGGATGTAGTGGAGCGCGGACGTACGGCAGAAGCTGTTATGGAACGTTATACCCGTATCTTGAAGCCTATGCACCTGCAATTCATCGAACCGTGCAAACGATATGCGGACCTGATCATACCCGAAGGGGGAAACAATCAGGTGGCAATCGATATTCTGACGATGTATATAAAGAAGCATCTCTGATAAATGAACAACTGAGGCGTCTCAGTTATTTATATATTTGAATGAATAGAAGTATCTTAATATTCTTGCTATGTCTGTGCTGCCTGTCGGGGTGCGGAAATAAACGGCATGGTTCCATGCCCGATGAAGCTGTGGGCGATTTGCAACAGATAAAAGATAGCGGTGAACTCGTTGTACTGACGCTATACAGTTCTACTTCTTACTTCAACTATCGTGGTCAGGAAATGGGCTTCCAGTACGAGTTGAGTGAACAGTTTGCCAAAAGTCTCGGGGTAAAACTGCGCGTAGTGGTGGCAAGGAATGTACAGGGACTTATAAACAAGTTACTGGCAGGCGAAGGAGACATCATTGCCTATAATGTCCCCATCACGAAGGAATTAAAAGACAGTCTGATCTATTGCGGTGAAGAAGTAATCACACACCAAGTTATTGTGCAACGCGCAGGCGGGAAAACAAAACCGCTGACGGATGTAACGGAACTGATAGGCAAGGATGTATATGTAAAGCCCGGGAAATATTACGACCGTTTGGTAAATCTGGATAAAGAACTCGGTGGCGGCATCCATATCCACAAAGTGACTAATGACAGCATTTCAGTAGAAGATCTCATCACACAAGTATCCCAGGGAAAGATTCCTTATACGGTAGCCGATAATGACGTAGCCAAGCTTAACACAACGTATTACCCCAATCTGAATATTAAATTATCCATCAGTTTCGACCAAAGGGCTTCCTGGGCAGTGCGCAAGGATAGTCCGGAACTGGCAGCAGCCGCTAATAAATGGCATGAAGAGAATATGACTTCTCCCGCCTACACTGCCAGTATGAAAAGATATTTTGAGATCAGCAAAGCAACTCCACACACTTCCATCCTTTCTCTTCGTGAGGGAAAGATTTCACACTTCGACGAATTGTTCAAAAAGTATGCTTCAGAAATAGACTGGGATTGGCGGTTGCTTGCCTCTCTGGCCTATACAGAGTCCAACTTTGATACAACAGCCGTTTCATGGGCCGGAGCCAAAGGACTAATGCAACTGATGCCTGCCACAGCGCGCGCCATGGGAATCCCTGAAGGAAAAGAACAGAACCCGGAAGAGAGTGTGAAAGCTGCCGTAAAATATATCAATGCTACCAGTAAGAGCTTCTCTTCAGTACCGAGAGAGGAACGGCTCAACTTTGTACTTGCTTCCTACAATTCGGGTATCGGGCATGTGCTGGATGCAATGGCACTGGCTGAAAAATATGGAAAGAACAAATATGTCTGGAAAGATAATGTAGAGAACTTCATTTTATTAAAAAGTAATGAAGAATACTTCACCGACCCTGTCTGCAAAAACGGATACTTCCGTGGAATAGAGACATATAACTTTGTGAGGGATATTATGGGGAGGTATGAGACATATAAGAAGAAAATAAAAGAGTGATAGGGTGGTAAGGTGATAAAGCGATAGGATGGCAGATCTATCACCTTATCACTCTACCACCTTAATCTTCCTTTTCATTAAAACAAATTCAGCTTATTCTTCTGCGCTTCCTCCAACGGAACTGTCTTTGGTGCTTGCGCAGCGTTCTTTTCACGCAACTGCTGATATTCTGAACTTAATTTTTCTTTTAATTCTTCTTTGGCTTTCGGATTCATCAAGCGGGCGGCTACCGTTGCATTCTGCGAGGCATCTTTCAGATGAACCACAGGAGCATGATAGACGGGAGCTATTTTCAATGCTGTATGCAGTCGGGAAGTAGTGGCGCCACCTATTAATAAAGGAATATCGGCACCTGCCTTTTCCAATTCCATAGCCACGTGTACCATTTCTTCCAATGATGGAGTTATCAGACCACTAAGTCCAATCATATCCACCTTTTCTTCCAAGGCACGCTGAACAATCGTTTCAGCAGGTACCATCACACCAAGGTCTATGATCTCATAACCATTGCAGGCCATGACCACGGAAACAATATTCTTACCTATATCATGCACATCACCTTTCACCGTGGCAAGCAGGACTTTTCCGGCAGAAGCGGAGCCTTCCTGTTTTTCCGCTTCAATTACAGGCTGAAGAATGGCAACGGCTTTCTTCATGGTACGAGCAGTTTTCACCACCTGGGGCAAAAACATTTTTCCGGCACCAAAGAGCTCACCTACATAGTTCATACCTGCCATTAAGGGACCTTCGATGATATCCACTGCTTTCGGATAGAGCTTCAGGGCTTCTGCCAAGTCTTCCTCCAGATAGTCACCAATTCCTTTCGTCAAAGCATGTTTCAAGCGTTCTTCCACACTAGTTCCATTACGCCATGAAAGAGGGGCAACTTGTTTATCAGTGGCATTACCTTTCTGTTGTTCGGCAGCAGCTTTCAGTTGTTCAGCAGTTTCTATCAGACGCTCGGCAGCATCGAGACGACGGTTTAAAACCACATCCTCTATGCGTTCCAGTATATCGGCAGGAATATCAGTATAAAGCACAGCCGTAGCCGGATTTACGATCCCCATGTCCATTCCTTCACGGATGGCATGATAAAGGAACACCGCATGCATGGCTTCACGGATATAATTGTTGCCACGGAAAGAGAATGACAAATTGCTGACGCCACCACTAACATGAGCACCCGGCAAGTTCTTACGTATCCAACCGGTAGCCCGGATAAAGTCTACAGCATAATTATTATGTTCGTCCATACCCGTAGCCACAGCAAGGACGTTGGGGTCAAAAATTATATCATGAGGATTGAATCCCACTTTCTCAACCAAAAGCTGATAAGCACGTGCACACACTTCGATCTTACGTTCGTACGTATCCGCCTGTCCTTTTTCATCAAAAGCCATTACTACAGTAGCTGCACCATATTGCCTGATTGTACGGGCATGTTCCAGAAACTTTTCCTCTCCCTCTTTCAGAGAGATTGAATTCACAATGGACTTTCCTTGCAAACACTTCAATCCGGCAACAATTACATCCCATTTGGAAGAGTCAATCATCACAGGAACACGGGCAATCTCCGGCTCGGAAGCAATCAGATTGAGGAAAGTAGTCATTTCAGCCTGTGCATCCAGCAGACCGTCGTCCATATTTACGTCGATAATCTGCGCCCCGTCTTCTACTTGCTGACGGGCAATGCTGAGGGCTTCATCGTATTTTTTTTCATTAACCAGACGCAGGAACTTGCGGGAACCGGCCACATTGCAGCGTTCTCCCACATTGATAAAGTTCTTCTCAGGAGTCACCTCCAGCAATTCCAAGCCGGAAAGCCAAAGACTTTCGGGTTTCGGAGCAGGAACATGGGGAGCAGCACCGGCTATCAGGGCAGGATATTCGGCAATGTACGCATCGGTCGTACCACAGCAACCGCCAATGATGTTTATCAGCCCTTCTTGGATATATTCTTTCACTTCATGCGCCATATCGGCAGGCGTCTGGTCGTATTGCCCCAGGCTGTTGGGCAATCCCGCGTTGGGGTATGCACTGATATAATAAGGAGCACGGGCAGCAAGCTGTTCTAGGAAAGGTTTCAACTGACGAGCACCAAAGGAACAGTTCAAACCTACCGAAAAGATATTGGCATGCTGAACGGAGGCAAGAAAAGCCTCCAAAGTCTGTCCCGACAGAGTGCGTCCACCTGTATCAGATACAGTAACGGACAGCATAACAGGAACTTGAATACCTGTAGCCTCCATCGCCTTTTCGGCGGCAAAGATAGCTGCTTTAGCGTTCAATGTATCGAAGATGGTTTCTATCAGCAGAGCATCTACTCCACCTTCCAGCAAGGCTTCCATCTGTTCCCGATAGGCATCGGCAAGTTCATCGTAAGTCAGCGCACGCATAGCCGGATTATTCACATCGGGACTCATGGAACAAGTCTTATTGGTAGGTCCGATGGAACCGGCTACAAAACGTGGTTTATCAGGTGTGGAAAATTCATCAGCTACTTCACGTGCCAGTCTAACGGCAGCCAGATTCATCTCACGTACATACTCCTGCACATGATAATCGGCCATACTGACACTGGTAGAGCTAAACGTATTGGTTTCAATGATATCGGCACCTGCCATGAGATATTTACGGTGTATATCCTGTATCACATCAGGGCGCGTCAGACAAAGCAGGTCATTGTTTCCTTTCATCTGCCCGGGGATACCGGCAAAACGTTCTCCCCTGAAGTCTTCCTCTGTTAAGTTGTACCGTTGTATCATGGTGCCCATAGCACCGTCTAAAATAAGGATGCGCTCACGCACCAACTTTTCAATAGAAACCATTTGTATTTAGTGATAGAATGGTAATGTGATAAAGTGGTAAAGTGATATTACTCTATCACATTATCACGTTATCACATTACCACGTTAAACAATCATCTCTTAAACATCCGCGCCATATCGCGTTTGTCATCTTTCTCTTTCAACGCTTCGCGCTTGTCGTATTGCTTTTTACCTTTGGCAAGGGCTACCACCACTTTGGCAAGTCCTTTTTCATTAATAAACATACGAACAGGAACCATTGTAAAACCGGGATCTTTCGCTCCACGCGCCAGTTTATCAAGTTCTTTTTTGGTAAGTAAGAGTTTACGCTCCCTGCGTGCTGAATGGTTATTGTACGAACCGTAGAAATATTCAGAAATATGCATATTCTTCACCCACAGCTCGCCATTGGCAAAGTAGCAGAAGGTATCCACAAGGCTTGCTTTACCCATGCGGATCGATTTAATTTCCGTACCCGTGAGCACAATACCCGCGGTATAAGTGTCTACCAATTCGTAATCGAATGTAGCGCGCTTATTTTTTATATTAACAGGAGCTTGTTTCATGATTTCAAACGTTAATTAAGCACCATCGTCAGCTTGTTGAATATAAACTGAATGAGCATAGGACAGACAATGAGTAGGATGGAAGAAATGATCGTAAACCGTAACCGGTCTTTTTCTTCTACTTCCATCAACGTTGAAGCCCCCTCCCACACCACATACACAATATAGAACTGCAACAGCAATCCGATGATATTAAAGTCCGGCAATATGCCGATAATAATCCGGAGCAAGAAAAGAACAACCAGCGCATAGCCCGCAAACTGTTGCGTCAAGGGCATGTCATTGTCCATCATAAACATTTTCACGCGCATCCCATTTATGAGATACGCCGCCAGAAAATACCCTCCAAAGAGGGATACCGCCACCGCGCAACATTGCGTCATGGCATATTGGAAACTCTCGGGACCGCCCCACCCTTTCGCCAGCAAAGATCCGATAAAGACGGACAATCCGCATAAACCAATCATAGGATAGACAAAAGCAGTAAATACTTTTCGCCTATCCTCTTCCAAACGAATTTCCTCCCAAGCCTTGGCCGGAGAGGAAATCAGTAACATTGCTATATGGAATAATGCTTTATAATCCAAATTATATTATTTAATTTCTTTGTATTCTACAGTATATTCATTGGTTTTAGTATTATTATCATCCAATTCTACTGAATTGGCATTTTCTTCTGCCACAATAATAACCTTATCAAGTGATCCACTTGTAGAATATGCAATTTTCTGCAAATTGAATGAGCGATAATATAAATATGTTGAACCATTATATGCATAGTCAAAAGATGTCGGACTGCCAGTAGTCATATTATCACCACTCTTTTTATGACGCAAATAAAGCTTTATGGTACCATCAGTCGTTTCTTCGTTGGGATAATATACCAAAGTAAAAGAGTGAGGTTTAGTTTGTATATAATAATTTATTGGAAGCATTAATGTATTCGTATCAAAGTAATATGGTTCATAAGCAAAAGTACTAGAAACTTCCTTCTTCAAGGAAATAATAGGTGTATCGCTAATAGAGTCATTTGCTGCGCCAGGTTCATCAACAACTTCGACTTGACTGTCCAAACTTATAATACCCGCAAGCGTAACCCCCTCTATCTTAGTTGCATTATCTGGAATCTCTAATACGGAAGAATCCCATTGATATGCAATTTGCACTACTTGACCCTCTACTTCAGAAAGTTTAAATCCTCTAGCTTCCAACTCTGCTACAGAAGTGGCAGTAGGAGTAATAGTTATTCCATCTGCTGTTTTAAAATAATAATTCATGCCATACATAGAGTATACTTTTGCAAGTGCACCACGAGATCTAGTAGTATCATTATCCGAATTCATGCAAGAAGATAAAGAAACACCCATTATTAAGGTCAGGGCAACCATCCAGATTTTAAACTTAGCCATTTTCATTGTTCTATAAATATTAGAGTTTGCAAATTTAGATAAAAGAATCGAGTAACACCGCACTCTCTCCATTTTTTCATTGTTTTTAAGAGTAAATGAAATATTAATCTAAATACTGCAAGCTCCAACATCTATTTAGCATTTATTTACATTTCAACTTATAATCTTTGTTTCGACTAATTCATTAGTATCCATTATATATAAATTATAGTATAAATCAGTAGTCACAATACCGTCCCATTTTCCTTTAATTTTAAATCTATGGCCTTTATCATTACCATCCATCTTCTCCAAAGTTGCAACATACGTAACAGATGCATCGTACGACATCTTCAATACTTCAATCCTGTATGTAGTCATAGGTGGAATAATAATTTTAAATGTCTGAGTAACATTTACTGTATATTCTTCTTCCGTACCATAAGTAACAGTACGGGAACTAGTAGTACTATTATCAATCGTTCCACCAACACCTATATTAACTATACCAACTTTTAAACCCAAATTCAAATTAAAAGAACTGCCTTCATGAGTAGAAATTCCTTCTGCTTCTGTAAAGCTACTCTTCTCTCTCGCTGTTTTTGAAATAGAAATAGAATGTTCTATTTCTTGAGTAGCTGAAGTATTTGGAACAATAGCTCCATCAATAGACTGGTCCTTCCGATTTATAAAATCACCAGCTGTTTCTACATACTCCATATTTACAATTCGATATTCTCCAACAGGAACAATTTTCCAACGAGATATCGCAGAAGAATTATCAGGTCTATACTTCAAATCGCTACTATTCTCATCTTTTGCTTGCAAATATCCTACAAAGTCATAACCGATTCCCATCTTAGGCAAGAATCCTTGTATGTTATAAAAGACACCATTATAGCTGATAAAAGGAGACCGCATAAATGGTGAAGCAAGTCCTAAAACAGGATAGTCTCCGCCAGTTTTAGGAGTGACATTTATAGCATCATTGCCCATAGCAAGAACTATATTACCATTTCTCACATACCATCTTTGTTTCATACTGCCATCATCCCCTTCTGCCAACCAAACAGGTTCTCCAACAATTGTAGAGCCAGCCGTTAAATATTTGTATTTTGCACTTCCCATATTTATAATATTCACTGGTATATTTGCTACTTCCGTCAATGGATTAAAATCCGCAATCGATGTTGCCGCCCTCGTCTGCACTTGTTCAGTATCACTTTTCACAATACCTTCTAGCTCTTCTTGCTCACAAGCAAACATAGCCAATAACCCTACTAACAATAAACTGATCTTTTTCATAAGCATCACATATTATAAGTTAAACATATTATACTATTATTACAACTCAAAGTGTCCACACACATAAGCCCCATTTCTCCCTTCTATTTCTATCAGGAAATCACCAGAGACTTCAAAATTCAATTGAATAGTCTTTTCCATAGAGTCTTGTATATTTTCAGAAGAAAAATAAACCACAGCACCATCCTGAGAAATAGTAATATCTACCTCCCCTATAGCTTGTTCAAAGTATACTGCCAAAGAACAACTACTACTATCTAACACCACATAAATTGGAATTAATGGCTGTACAGAACGATGATCTCCCAAATTACCTTTTGTTAGAATGTCAAAAGGAACATCATTTCCGGTCATTTGAATAAGGACCTTCTCAAAACCTCCATCATTACCTTCCGGAGAACCAGCATTTACCTTTCCAAAGAGCAATACCCCTAATAAACATAGAATCAATTTTAATTTCATAGCCTATCTTTTTTAAATTCAGAAACAAAGTTAGTGCTATAAAACCTAATAACAGGAATGGATATGTGGACACACAATTAGCAACTAAGCTGCTATTAATCAACAAAGTAACAAATTACATAGTGGACAAAAACAAGATATTATTTTCAATAAAACGCTATCATTTGCTCCAAAGCATCGTCTTTACTTAGCAATAAATGCGATTTTAATCTTTGCTTGTTCTTATAAACAGACTTCATTTCACAATCAAAAACAATCATCAACTGCTGATTTGAAAAGCCTAACTTTATCAATGCTGCCAATAATAATTCACCTTTAGTTAAATCAAAATCAGCTTTTATACGAGAAATAAAGTTAGCATAAACCAAGTCCAAAAAGTCGAATATATTCTGGCGTTCGGTTGCTGACATATTTTCCGCAATTAACCTACCTTGTTTCAATTCTCCTAATATGAATAATGCTTCAACACATGAATTATCACGTATTTTTTTATTTTCAGATGTCAATTCCAGAATTTTTCTATTCAATTTTCCAATCGTTTCCTTCTTTGCCTTTTGCTCCCATTCCTCTTTCTGCTTAAATTCTGTTATCCTACAAGCATATTCTTCTATAATCTTCTCATTTATTCTTAAAGCTTCTATATTCCGTAAATTTTTCTTTTTATATCTTTTAATAAGACTAAAACTCACTCCACTTATCAGAAGCACTACAACCAAATAAAAATAGGCTTGCTTCTCTTTTTCCAGTTTTATCTGTTTATTTTCAAAAACAAGCTTATCAGCTTCATACTTCTTTTGTAAAGCCAAAAGTTGTTCCCTCAATTCATTATTACGCACAATCTCTAATAGTGAATCAGACTTTTCTTTGTACAAAAAAGCTTGTTTATAATTTCCTTCCTCCCTTTTCAGAAGACATAAATAATAAAATGCACCTGATAAAATAAATTCATCATCCACATTTTTACAATGATTGAAACACTTTTCAGCTAAACGAAACTTCCCCATATCCATATAAGTACGTCCCAAAGATAAATAATAACGTAATCCATCATTCCTATCTTTACTCGATCCGATAGCAGAAACAAAATAATTAATAGCTTCTGTATACTGTTTATTATCCTTAGCTATCAGTCCCAACAACTGAAGAAGGGAAGACTTTACATGATCGGTAGTATCCACTAACAGAGATAATCCTTTATTTGCATACCAATGGGCACTATCATAATCCTGTTTTGCCAAATATCCCCGGGCAACATTTCTACAACCGTGCACCTCTCCTATATTATCATCTGCCAATTCATAATATCGAACAGACTCCCGGTAATTATCTATCGACTGTTCATACAT
The nucleotide sequence above comes from Bacteroides intestinalis DSM 17393. Encoded proteins:
- the metH gene encoding methionine synthase; translation: MVSIEKLVRERILILDGAMGTMIQRYNLTEEDFRGERFAGIPGQMKGNNDLLCLTRPDVIQDIHRKYLMAGADIIETNTFSSTSVSMADYHVQEYVREMNLAAVRLAREVADEFSTPDKPRFVAGSIGPTNKTCSMSPDVNNPAMRALTYDELADAYREQMEALLEGGVDALLIETIFDTLNAKAAIFAAEKAMEATGIQVPVMLSVTVSDTGGRTLSGQTLEAFLASVQHANIFSVGLNCSFGARQLKPFLEQLAARAPYYISAYPNAGLPNSLGQYDQTPADMAHEVKEYIQEGLINIIGGCCGTTDAYIAEYPALIAGAAPHVPAPKPESLWLSGLELLEVTPEKNFINVGERCNVAGSRKFLRLVNEKKYDEALSIARQQVEDGAQIIDVNMDDGLLDAQAEMTTFLNLIASEPEIARVPVMIDSSKWDVIVAGLKCLQGKSIVNSISLKEGEEKFLEHARTIRQYGAATVVMAFDEKGQADTYERKIEVCARAYQLLVEKVGFNPHDIIFDPNVLAVATGMDEHNNYAVDFIRATGWIRKNLPGAHVSGGVSNLSFSFRGNNYIREAMHAVFLYHAIREGMDMGIVNPATAVLYTDIPADILERIEDVVLNRRLDAAERLIETAEQLKAAAEQQKGNATDKQVAPLSWRNGTSVEERLKHALTKGIGDYLEEDLAEALKLYPKAVDIIEGPLMAGMNYVGELFGAGKMFLPQVVKTARTMKKAVAILQPVIEAEKQEGSASAGKVLLATVKGDVHDIGKNIVSVVMACNGYEIIDLGVMVPAETIVQRALEEKVDMIGLSGLITPSLEEMVHVAMELEKAGADIPLLIGGATTSRLHTALKIAPVYHAPVVHLKDASQNATVAARLMNPKAKEELKEKLSSEYQQLREKNAAQAPKTVPLEEAQKNKLNLF
- the smpB gene encoding SsrA-binding protein; this encodes MKQAPVNIKNKRATFDYELVDTYTAGIVLTGTEIKSIRMGKASLVDTFCYFANGELWVKNMHISEYFYGSYNNHSARRERKLLLTKKELDKLARGAKDPGFTMVPVRMFINEKGLAKVVVALAKGKKQYDKREALKEKDDKRDMARMFKR
- the udk gene encoding uridine kinase gives rise to the protein MLIIGIAGGTGSGKTTVVRKIIESLPAGEVVLLPQDSYYKDSSHVPVEERQNINFDHPDAFDWGLLSKHVAMLREGKSIEQPTYSYLTCTREPETIHIEPREVVIIEGILALCDKKLRSMMDLKIFVDADPDERLIRVIQRDVVERGRTAEAVMERYTRILKPMHLQFIEPCKRYADLIIPEGGNNQVAIDILTMYIKKHL
- a CDS encoding MltF family protein, whose amino-acid sequence is MPDEAVGDLQQIKDSGELVVLTLYSSTSYFNYRGQEMGFQYELSEQFAKSLGVKLRVVVARNVQGLINKLLAGEGDIIAYNVPITKELKDSLIYCGEEVITHQVIVQRAGGKTKPLTDVTELIGKDVYVKPGKYYDRLVNLDKELGGGIHIHKVTNDSISVEDLITQVSQGKIPYTVADNDVAKLNTTYYPNLNIKLSISFDQRASWAVRKDSPELAAAANKWHEENMTSPAYTASMKRYFEISKATPHTSILSLREGKISHFDELFKKYASEIDWDWRLLASLAYTESNFDTTAVSWAGAKGLMQLMPATARAMGIPEGKEQNPEESVKAAVKYINATSKSFSSVPREERLNFVLASYNSGIGHVLDAMALAEKYGKNKYVWKDNVENFILLKSNEEYFTDPVCKNGYFRGIETYNFVRDIMGRYETYKKKIKE
- a CDS encoding tetratricopeptide repeat protein gives rise to the protein MNKYLFLLFSFLGGGLVSCMQTHTNVDLLERAERYIEVYPDSAMKLLNLIQYPERLHAKESADYALLWTQVLDKNNLDSLQSDSLIRVAIDYYKGKNDPVKAGKAYYYYGKTMLVKGKESETMEAYLKALTFLKDTKEYKLQGLVFEHIGYLNLGQGMYEQSIDNYRESVRYYELADDNIGEVHGCRNVARGYLAKQDYDSAHWYANKGLSLLVDTTDHVKSSLLQLLGLIAKDNKQYTEAINYFVSAIGSSKDRNDGLRYYLSLGRTYMDMGKFRLAEKCFNHCKNVDDEFILSGAFYYLCLLKREEGNYKQAFLYKEKSDSLLEIVRNNELREQLLALQKKYEADKLVFENKQIKLEKEKQAYFYLVVVLLISGVSFSLIKRYKKKNLRNIEALRINEKIIEEYACRITEFKQKEEWEQKAKKETIGKLNRKILELTSENKKIRDNSCVEALFILGELKQGRLIAENMSATERQNIFDFLDLVYANFISRIKADFDLTKGELLLAALIKLGFSNQQLMIVFDCEMKSVYKNKQRLKSHLLLSKDDALEQMIAFY
- a CDS encoding DUF3244 domain-containing protein, producing MKLKLILCLLGVLLFGKVNAGSPEGNDGGFEKVLIQMTGNDVPFDILTKGNLGDHRSVQPLIPIYVVLDSSSCSLAVYFEQAIGEVDITISQDGAVVYFSSENIQDSMEKTIQLNFEVSGDFLIEIEGRNGAYVCGHFEL
- a CDS encoding Dabb family protein, whose amino-acid sequence is MVKHIVLFKLKDEAPADKKLTAMKEFKAAIEALPAKISVIRKIEVGLNMNPGETWSIALYSEFDTLDDVKFYATHPEHVAAGKLIADVKENRACVDYETIDN
- a CDS encoding Yip1 family protein, yielding MLLISSPAKAWEEIRLEEDRRKVFTAFVYPMIGLCGLSVFIGSLLAKGWGGPESFQYAMTQCCAVAVSLFGGYFLAAYLINGMRVKMFMMDNDMPLTQQFAGYALVVLFLLRIIIGILPDFNIIGLLLQFYIVYVVWEGASTLMEVEEKDRLRFTIISSILLIVCPMLIQFIFNKLTMVLN